From one Paramormyrops kingsleyae isolate MSU_618 chromosome 1, PKINGS_0.4, whole genome shotgun sequence genomic stretch:
- the LOC111846859 gene encoding coiled-coil domain-containing protein 138 isoform X1, with translation MFLKMNSLSSDVDIDTAVEKLKKKYLERIDWEAAEGAPARNCATEKFPFYDLPRKRYSPCAEEYIPPVFGETTDCKKPVREPFRKHDLELNQAEGEYEDSDEESDSVLDSHSYFYTETDVTLPSNLARISNSCVMKAAAPSGGRALEVCSSQMKSTSPNISQVYQEMLEIYEKLQAERVHQQRWAARLQQKECVLLRSCDALCEVEQVCELQEYQQKIRELKEALEEKTKESKRMKSSLEAVKEMNEALKKQLSDVSEQSKKMETKSRKVQARLENLQRKYEYSLAQKGRENITSKSQGVKPPTQDSSSIPGKLPKGPRHPGIFKLLVQTLDWVTDSLLAPPGATQLKTALGQQEVTPGSLPERCSKVLPLLAEQLQTLPVDDLALHMSLLHFIYWSLRQLDGPPQQNTLTSTFRRLGEEVYRGTALQGVSLDLDPPQRTKSPFFYKSPSLHARFLSTLILLKTVTQADILAQALGTLHEDVRHDDGRALFLLYRALPVISSHLKAGSRTLLSLALDVLQQMSLESGHLNCFLESCSTEDFFRSVSLLLRSPRLEVTVVEKVSVLLQKLSKMRKNRRLFELFTIHLKLQEMQRTTDPTHSFLVINLSSILFNLGMLKKAHVCDGQGAVD, from the exons ATGTTTTTGAAAATGAATAGTCTGTCGTCGGACGTCGACATAGACACCGCTGTAGAAAAGCTGAAGAAAAAGTACTTGGAGAGGATCGATTGG gaAGCGGCCGAGGGTGCACCTGCAAGAAACTGTGCGACCGAGAAGTTCCCGTTTTATG ACCTACCTCGAAAAAGATATTCGCCCTGCGCAGAGGAATATATACCCCCAGTTTTCGGGGAAACAACTGACTGCAAGAAACCTGTCCGAGAACCTTTCAG GAAACATGATCTGGAGCTGAACCAAGCAGAAGGTGAATACGAGGACAGTGATGAGGAATCAGACTCCGTGCTAGACAGCCATAGTTACTTCTACACTGAAACAG ATGTGACTTTGCCCTCCAATCTGGCCAGGATCTCCAACTCCTGTGTGATGAAGGCAGCAGCTCCCTCTGGTGGGAGGGCATTGGAAGTGTGCTCTTCTCAGATGAAGTCCACCTCACCAAACATAAGTCAGGTGTACCAGGAGATGCTGGAGATTTATGAAAAGCTCCAG GCTGAGAGGGTACACCAGCAGCGCTGGGCTGCAAGACTGCAGCAGAAAGAGTGTGTGCTGCTCCGCAGTTGCGATGCCCTGTGCGAGGTCGAGCAGGTCTGTGAACTGCAGGAG TACCAGCAGAAGATCAGAGAGTTAAAGGAGGCACTGGAAGAGAAAACAAAGGAAAGCAAGAGAATGAAATCCAGCTTGGAAGCAGTCAAGGAGATGAATGAGGCGTTGAAGAAGCAG CTCAGTGATGTCAGTGAACAAAGCAAAAAGATGGAGACCAAGTCAAGGAAAGTGCAAGCCCGTCTGGAGAACCTGCAG AGAAAATATGAGTATTCTTTAGCACAGAAGGGCCGTGAAAACATCACTTCAAAGAGCCAGGGGGTGAAACCTCCCACACAGGACAGCTCTTCCATCCCTGGAAAACTACCCAAG GGCCCCAGGCACCCTGGCATTTTCAAGCTATTGGTGCAGACCCTCGACTGGGTGACGGACAGCCTCCTAGCCCCTCCAGGAGCAACGCAGCTGAAGACAGCCCTGGGCCAGCAGGAGGTGACCCCAGGCTCCCTTCCGGAGAGATGCTCAAAA GTGCTGCCCCTCCTTGCTGAGCAGCTGCAGACGCTGCCTGTGGATGACCTCGCCCTCCACATGTCCCTGCTCCACTTCATCTACTGGTCCCTGAGGCAGCTCGACGGACCCCCCCAG CAGAACACGCTGACGTCGACCTTTCGCCGACTCGGCGAGGAAGTCTATCGCGGTACGGCACTGCAGGGAGTTTCCCTCGACCTGGATCCCCCACAGAGGACAAAGTCACCCTTCTTCTATAAGAGTCCCAGCCTCCACGCCAGGTTCCTCTCTACTCTGATCCTCCTGAAGACGGTTACCCAAG CTGACATCTTGGCCCAGGCCCTGGGCACCCTTCATGAAGACGTGCGCCATGATGACGGGCGTGCCCTGTTCCTGCTGTATCGGGCGCTCCCCGTGATCTCTAGCCACCTGAAAGCAGGCAGCCGCACCCTGCTCTCTCTGGCCCTGGATGTGCTGCAGCAGATGAGCTTGGAGTCTG GACACCTGAATTGCTTCCTGGAGTCCTGCAGCACGGAGGACTTCTTTCGCTCAGTGTCCCTGCTCCTGCGCAGTCCCCGTTTAGAGGTCACGGTTGTCGAGAAGGTCAGCGTCCTCCTGCAGAAGCTCTCCAAGATGAG GAAGAACAGGAGGCTGTTTGAGCTTTTCACCATCCACCTGAAGCTGCAGGAGATGCAGAGGACAACTGACCCCACCCACTCCTTCCTGGTCATCAACCTCAGCTCCATCCTCTTCAACCTAGGCATGTTGAAGAAGGCCCACGTCTGTGACGGTCAAGGAGCCGTAGACTGA
- the LOC111846859 gene encoding coiled-coil domain-containing protein 138 isoform X3 encodes MFLKMNSLSSDVDIDTAVEKLKKKYLERIDWEAAEGAPARNCATEKFPFYDLPRKRYSPCAEEYIPPVFGETTDCKKPVREPFRKHDLELNQAEDVTLPSNLARISNSCVMKAAAPSGGRALEVCSSQMKSTSPNISQVYQEMLEIYEKLQAERVHQQRWAARLQQKECVLLRSCDALCEVEQVCELQEYQQKIRELKEALEEKTKESKRMKSSLEAVKEMNEALKKQLSDVSEQSKKMETKSRKVQARLENLQRKYEYSLAQKGRENITSKSQGVKPPTQDSSSIPGKLPKGPRHPGIFKLLVQTLDWVTDSLLAPPGATQLKTALGQQEVTPGSLPERCSKVLPLLAEQLQTLPVDDLALHMSLLHFIYWSLRQLDGPPQQNTLTSTFRRLGEEVYRGTALQGVSLDLDPPQRTKSPFFYKSPSLHARFLSTLILLKTVTQADILAQALGTLHEDVRHDDGRALFLLYRALPVISSHLKAGSRTLLSLALDVLQQMSLESGHLNCFLESCSTEDFFRSVSLLLRSPRLEVTVVEKVSVLLQKLSKMRKNRRLFELFTIHLKLQEMQRTTDPTHSFLVINLSSILFNLGMLKKAHVCDGQGAVD; translated from the exons ATGTTTTTGAAAATGAATAGTCTGTCGTCGGACGTCGACATAGACACCGCTGTAGAAAAGCTGAAGAAAAAGTACTTGGAGAGGATCGATTGG gaAGCGGCCGAGGGTGCACCTGCAAGAAACTGTGCGACCGAGAAGTTCCCGTTTTATG ACCTACCTCGAAAAAGATATTCGCCCTGCGCAGAGGAATATATACCCCCAGTTTTCGGGGAAACAACTGACTGCAAGAAACCTGTCCGAGAACCTTTCAG GAAACATGATCTGGAGCTGAACCAAGCAGAAG ATGTGACTTTGCCCTCCAATCTGGCCAGGATCTCCAACTCCTGTGTGATGAAGGCAGCAGCTCCCTCTGGTGGGAGGGCATTGGAAGTGTGCTCTTCTCAGATGAAGTCCACCTCACCAAACATAAGTCAGGTGTACCAGGAGATGCTGGAGATTTATGAAAAGCTCCAG GCTGAGAGGGTACACCAGCAGCGCTGGGCTGCAAGACTGCAGCAGAAAGAGTGTGTGCTGCTCCGCAGTTGCGATGCCCTGTGCGAGGTCGAGCAGGTCTGTGAACTGCAGGAG TACCAGCAGAAGATCAGAGAGTTAAAGGAGGCACTGGAAGAGAAAACAAAGGAAAGCAAGAGAATGAAATCCAGCTTGGAAGCAGTCAAGGAGATGAATGAGGCGTTGAAGAAGCAG CTCAGTGATGTCAGTGAACAAAGCAAAAAGATGGAGACCAAGTCAAGGAAAGTGCAAGCCCGTCTGGAGAACCTGCAG AGAAAATATGAGTATTCTTTAGCACAGAAGGGCCGTGAAAACATCACTTCAAAGAGCCAGGGGGTGAAACCTCCCACACAGGACAGCTCTTCCATCCCTGGAAAACTACCCAAG GGCCCCAGGCACCCTGGCATTTTCAAGCTATTGGTGCAGACCCTCGACTGGGTGACGGACAGCCTCCTAGCCCCTCCAGGAGCAACGCAGCTGAAGACAGCCCTGGGCCAGCAGGAGGTGACCCCAGGCTCCCTTCCGGAGAGATGCTCAAAA GTGCTGCCCCTCCTTGCTGAGCAGCTGCAGACGCTGCCTGTGGATGACCTCGCCCTCCACATGTCCCTGCTCCACTTCATCTACTGGTCCCTGAGGCAGCTCGACGGACCCCCCCAG CAGAACACGCTGACGTCGACCTTTCGCCGACTCGGCGAGGAAGTCTATCGCGGTACGGCACTGCAGGGAGTTTCCCTCGACCTGGATCCCCCACAGAGGACAAAGTCACCCTTCTTCTATAAGAGTCCCAGCCTCCACGCCAGGTTCCTCTCTACTCTGATCCTCCTGAAGACGGTTACCCAAG CTGACATCTTGGCCCAGGCCCTGGGCACCCTTCATGAAGACGTGCGCCATGATGACGGGCGTGCCCTGTTCCTGCTGTATCGGGCGCTCCCCGTGATCTCTAGCCACCTGAAAGCAGGCAGCCGCACCCTGCTCTCTCTGGCCCTGGATGTGCTGCAGCAGATGAGCTTGGAGTCTG GACACCTGAATTGCTTCCTGGAGTCCTGCAGCACGGAGGACTTCTTTCGCTCAGTGTCCCTGCTCCTGCGCAGTCCCCGTTTAGAGGTCACGGTTGTCGAGAAGGTCAGCGTCCTCCTGCAGAAGCTCTCCAAGATGAG GAAGAACAGGAGGCTGTTTGAGCTTTTCACCATCCACCTGAAGCTGCAGGAGATGCAGAGGACAACTGACCCCACCCACTCCTTCCTGGTCATCAACCTCAGCTCCATCCTCTTCAACCTAGGCATGTTGAAGAAGGCCCACGTCTGTGACGGTCAAGGAGCCGTAGACTGA
- the LOC111846859 gene encoding coiled-coil domain-containing protein 138 isoform X2 has protein sequence MFLKMNSLSSDVDIDTAVEKLKKKYLERIDWEAAEGAPARNCATEKFPFYDLPRKRYSPCAEEYIPPVFGETTDCKKPVREPFRKHDLELNQAEGEYEDSDEESDSVLDSHSYFYTETDVTLPSNLARISNSCVMKAAAPSGGRALEVCSSQMKSTSPNISQVYQEMLEIYEKLQAERVHQQRWAARLQQKECVLLRSCDALCEVEQYQQKIRELKEALEEKTKESKRMKSSLEAVKEMNEALKKQLSDVSEQSKKMETKSRKVQARLENLQRKYEYSLAQKGRENITSKSQGVKPPTQDSSSIPGKLPKGPRHPGIFKLLVQTLDWVTDSLLAPPGATQLKTALGQQEVTPGSLPERCSKVLPLLAEQLQTLPVDDLALHMSLLHFIYWSLRQLDGPPQQNTLTSTFRRLGEEVYRGTALQGVSLDLDPPQRTKSPFFYKSPSLHARFLSTLILLKTVTQADILAQALGTLHEDVRHDDGRALFLLYRALPVISSHLKAGSRTLLSLALDVLQQMSLESGHLNCFLESCSTEDFFRSVSLLLRSPRLEVTVVEKVSVLLQKLSKMRKNRRLFELFTIHLKLQEMQRTTDPTHSFLVINLSSILFNLGMLKKAHVCDGQGAVD, from the exons ATGTTTTTGAAAATGAATAGTCTGTCGTCGGACGTCGACATAGACACCGCTGTAGAAAAGCTGAAGAAAAAGTACTTGGAGAGGATCGATTGG gaAGCGGCCGAGGGTGCACCTGCAAGAAACTGTGCGACCGAGAAGTTCCCGTTTTATG ACCTACCTCGAAAAAGATATTCGCCCTGCGCAGAGGAATATATACCCCCAGTTTTCGGGGAAACAACTGACTGCAAGAAACCTGTCCGAGAACCTTTCAG GAAACATGATCTGGAGCTGAACCAAGCAGAAGGTGAATACGAGGACAGTGATGAGGAATCAGACTCCGTGCTAGACAGCCATAGTTACTTCTACACTGAAACAG ATGTGACTTTGCCCTCCAATCTGGCCAGGATCTCCAACTCCTGTGTGATGAAGGCAGCAGCTCCCTCTGGTGGGAGGGCATTGGAAGTGTGCTCTTCTCAGATGAAGTCCACCTCACCAAACATAAGTCAGGTGTACCAGGAGATGCTGGAGATTTATGAAAAGCTCCAG GCTGAGAGGGTACACCAGCAGCGCTGGGCTGCAAGACTGCAGCAGAAAGAGTGTGTGCTGCTCCGCAGTTGCGATGCCCTGTGCGAGGTCGAGCAG TACCAGCAGAAGATCAGAGAGTTAAAGGAGGCACTGGAAGAGAAAACAAAGGAAAGCAAGAGAATGAAATCCAGCTTGGAAGCAGTCAAGGAGATGAATGAGGCGTTGAAGAAGCAG CTCAGTGATGTCAGTGAACAAAGCAAAAAGATGGAGACCAAGTCAAGGAAAGTGCAAGCCCGTCTGGAGAACCTGCAG AGAAAATATGAGTATTCTTTAGCACAGAAGGGCCGTGAAAACATCACTTCAAAGAGCCAGGGGGTGAAACCTCCCACACAGGACAGCTCTTCCATCCCTGGAAAACTACCCAAG GGCCCCAGGCACCCTGGCATTTTCAAGCTATTGGTGCAGACCCTCGACTGGGTGACGGACAGCCTCCTAGCCCCTCCAGGAGCAACGCAGCTGAAGACAGCCCTGGGCCAGCAGGAGGTGACCCCAGGCTCCCTTCCGGAGAGATGCTCAAAA GTGCTGCCCCTCCTTGCTGAGCAGCTGCAGACGCTGCCTGTGGATGACCTCGCCCTCCACATGTCCCTGCTCCACTTCATCTACTGGTCCCTGAGGCAGCTCGACGGACCCCCCCAG CAGAACACGCTGACGTCGACCTTTCGCCGACTCGGCGAGGAAGTCTATCGCGGTACGGCACTGCAGGGAGTTTCCCTCGACCTGGATCCCCCACAGAGGACAAAGTCACCCTTCTTCTATAAGAGTCCCAGCCTCCACGCCAGGTTCCTCTCTACTCTGATCCTCCTGAAGACGGTTACCCAAG CTGACATCTTGGCCCAGGCCCTGGGCACCCTTCATGAAGACGTGCGCCATGATGACGGGCGTGCCCTGTTCCTGCTGTATCGGGCGCTCCCCGTGATCTCTAGCCACCTGAAAGCAGGCAGCCGCACCCTGCTCTCTCTGGCCCTGGATGTGCTGCAGCAGATGAGCTTGGAGTCTG GACACCTGAATTGCTTCCTGGAGTCCTGCAGCACGGAGGACTTCTTTCGCTCAGTGTCCCTGCTCCTGCGCAGTCCCCGTTTAGAGGTCACGGTTGTCGAGAAGGTCAGCGTCCTCCTGCAGAAGCTCTCCAAGATGAG GAAGAACAGGAGGCTGTTTGAGCTTTTCACCATCCACCTGAAGCTGCAGGAGATGCAGAGGACAACTGACCCCACCCACTCCTTCCTGGTCATCAACCTCAGCTCCATCCTCTTCAACCTAGGCATGTTGAAGAAGGCCCACGTCTGTGACGGTCAAGGAGCCGTAGACTGA